In Paraburkholderia sp. BL10I2N1, a single genomic region encodes these proteins:
- a CDS encoding OB-fold domain-containing protein yields the protein MESVCPEVDYQKFLAEGRLMIQRSRGSGRHVFYPRVAEPVTGARDLEWVEACGRGTVYSTTVVRQKAPRPSYNVALIDLDEGVRMISCVEGIEPDAVRIGMPVQARIVYRDDAPLLVFEPA from the coding sequence ATGGAGTCTGTTTGTCCTGAAGTCGACTATCAGAAGTTTCTGGCGGAAGGCCGGTTGATGATCCAGCGCAGCCGCGGCAGCGGCCGGCACGTGTTTTATCCACGGGTGGCTGAACCGGTCACGGGCGCTCGCGATCTCGAATGGGTCGAAGCTTGCGGGCGGGGCACGGTTTATTCCACCACCGTGGTGAGGCAGAAAGCGCCCAGGCCGAGCTACAACGTCGCGCTGATCGACCTCGACGAAGGGGTGAGGATGATCAGCTGTGTCGAAGGTATTGAGCCGGACGCCGTGCGCATCGGCATGCCCGTTCAGGCGCGGATCGTATACAGGGACGACGCGCCGTTGCTCGTGTTCGAGCCAGCCTGA